The Candidatus Woesearchaeota archaeon genome contains a region encoding:
- a CDS encoding HAD family phosphatase — MIKAVIFDMDGTLVKTEPLWLKSSNFALKKYGIRISKAQYCNWTGKDELEKFRIALSPLGKESDSENVVLERRKFFLSLLKSSKIKANPFLVNAIKFFRNKGLKLALATSTRTEIVEKVLEKTGISEFFEIMVTSNEVASKKPDPEIYLLAAKKLGVKPEDCIAFEDSHSGVSSAKRAGMKCVAVPHSYSECQDFSEADFIVRDRKKINKKFLERCMK, encoded by the coding sequence ATGATTAAGGCAGTTATTTTTGACATGGACGGGACTTTAGTTAAGACAGAGCCGCTCTGGCTCAAATCCAGCAACTTTGCCCTGAAGAAATACGGGATAAGGATTTCAAAGGCCCAGTACTGCAACTGGACAGGAAAGGATGAGCTTGAAAAATTCAGGATTGCGCTTTCCCCTCTTGGAAAGGAATCTGATTCTGAAAATGTTGTGCTTGAAAGAAGGAAGTTTTTTCTCTCCCTCCTGAAAAGCTCAAAGATTAAGGCAAACCCCTTCCTTGTTAATGCAATAAAGTTTTTTAGGAATAAAGGGCTGAAGCTCGCTCTTGCCACAAGCACGAGAACGGAGATTGTTGAAAAGGTGCTTGAAAAGACAGGCATTTCAGAATTCTTTGAAATAATGGTTACCTCAAATGAAGTCGCGAGCAAGAAGCCGGACCCTGAAATATATCTCCTTGCTGCAAAGAAGCTCGGGGTTAAGCCTGAGGACTGCATTGCTTTTGAGGATTCGCATTCCGGCGTTTCTTCTGCAAAGCGTGCCGGGATGAAGTGCGTTGCTGTCCCCCATTCATACAGCGAGTGCCAGGATTTTTCAGAGGCAGATTTTATTGTCAGAGACAGAAAAAAGATTAATAAGAAATTCCTTGAAAGGTGCATGAAATGA
- the glmS gene encoding glutamine--fructose-6-phosphate transaminase (isomerizing) — translation MCGIIAFKSQEGLDVNSVIVDGLKRLEYRGYDSFGIAYPGKDGFNLIRKVGRIGDFSIEKTVSKIAMGHTRWATHGGVTVENAHPHLSNNNKIAVLHNGIIENYQELKDTLIEKGYFFRSETDTETVPNLIQEFMKEGNDFTEACRLAFNSIEGCFAIVAECNDTLVGARNGSPMVFGIDEKKENYFIGSDVTAFLEFTNKAVFLDDGDMVVLEKKPRFLRYSDGKEIKKEISVIDWSPEQASKGEYEHFMMKEIDEQKFTIRNAIAQEKGLIENVSKEINSASGIFFIGAGTSYHACIFASYVFSHVAKKHVNYVLASEFPNFEEFINEKTLVIAVSQSGETIDVLEAVKSARKRKAKVIGIVNVMGSTLTRLSDYTIMMNAGPEICVLSTKSYTSELAIIALLSYSAAGKAEEGKNLISKAAALVPEIIRENRESLHKLSEKLKEKRDIFLIGRNSFYPTALEGALKIKEVSYIHAEGFAGGELKHGTIALIEKGTPAIIFSDKGTRKQIISNAMEISARGGFIIGIDSVESKVFDYFIKIPDAGFVSPILSIIPIQILSYYLALLRNCDPDKPRNLAKSVTVK, via the coding sequence ATGTGCGGGATAATCGCTTTTAAGTCGCAGGAAGGATTGGACGTGAATTCAGTTATTGTTGACGGGCTGAAGCGCCTTGAATACCGCGGCTATGACTCATTCGGGATTGCATACCCGGGTAAAGACGGGTTTAATCTTATAAGGAAGGTTGGGCGGATAGGGGATTTCTCAATTGAGAAAACAGTTTCCAAAATTGCCATGGGGCACACAAGGTGGGCAACTCACGGCGGAGTTACTGTTGAAAATGCCCATCCTCATCTTTCAAACAACAACAAGATTGCAGTCCTTCATAACGGAATAATTGAGAATTACCAGGAATTAAAAGACACTCTAATTGAAAAGGGCTATTTCTTCAGGAGCGAGACAGACACAGAGACAGTTCCAAACCTAATTCAGGAATTCATGAAGGAAGGCAATGATTTTACAGAAGCCTGCAGGCTTGCTTTCAATTCAATTGAGGGCTGTTTTGCAATAGTTGCTGAATGCAATGACACTCTTGTGGGTGCAAGGAACGGTTCCCCAATGGTTTTCGGGATTGATGAGAAAAAAGAAAATTACTTCATCGGTTCAGATGTTACAGCTTTTCTGGAATTCACCAACAAAGCGGTTTTCCTTGATGACGGCGATATGGTTGTCCTTGAAAAAAAGCCGAGATTCCTGAGATATTCAGACGGAAAAGAAATCAAGAAAGAAATTTCTGTTATAGACTGGAGTCCTGAGCAGGCAAGCAAGGGCGAGTATGAGCACTTCATGATGAAGGAGATTGATGAGCAGAAATTCACAATAAGGAACGCAATTGCGCAGGAAAAAGGGCTTATTGAAAATGTCTCAAAAGAGATTAACTCAGCGTCAGGCATATTCTTCATCGGCGCAGGGACAAGCTACCACGCGTGCATCTTTGCCTCTTATGTCTTCTCTCATGTTGCAAAAAAGCATGTTAACTATGTGCTGGCATCTGAATTTCCGAATTTTGAGGAATTTATCAATGAGAAAACCCTTGTTATAGCTGTCTCGCAGTCAGGGGAAACAATAGATGTTCTTGAGGCTGTCAAGTCAGCGAGGAAAAGGAAGGCAAAAGTGATAGGAATAGTCAATGTTATGGGTTCAACACTTACTCGGCTCTCTGATTACACAATAATGATGAATGCCGGGCCTGAAATATGCGTGCTTTCCACAAAAAGCTACACTTCTGAGCTTGCAATAATTGCGCTTCTTTCATATTCAGCAGCAGGAAAGGCAGAGGAGGGAAAGAATCTTATTTCAAAGGCAGCAGCCCTTGTTCCTGAAATTATAAGGGAAAACAGGGAAAGCCTGCACAAACTTTCTGAAAAGCTTAAGGAAAAAAGGGATATCTTTTTAATTGGAAGGAATTCCTTCTATCCAACTGCGCTTGAGGGCGCGCTTAAGATAAAGGAGGTTTCCTACATTCACGCAGAGGGTTTTGCAGGTGGAGAATTAAAGCACGGGACAATCGCCTTAATTGAGAAAGGCACTCCTGCGATAATCTTCTCAGACAAGGGAACGAGAAAGCAGATAATCAGCAATGCTATGGAAATCTCTGCAAGGGGCGGATTTATAATCGGGATTGACTCTGTTGAAAGCAAGGTTTTTGACTATTTCATAAAAATTCCAGATGCAGGTTTTGTCAGCCCAATCCTTTCAATAATCCCAATCCAGATTCTCTCATATTACCTTGCGCTTCTTAGGAACTGCGACCCTGACAAGCCGAGAAACCTTGCAAAATCAGTTACGGTGAAATGA
- a CDS encoding DUF99 family protein: protein MKPESRILGVDDSPFDKFGKKRNVLIVGTLYRGGNFLDGVVSTQAEIDGADGTKKIGNMITGTKFFPQIRAVFLKGIAVAGFNVIDINELSKKTGIPVIVVMRKYPDIPGIKKALSNLKDRGKRFALIRKAGKISRAKVFYRGKENTLFLQIAGTTLKDAQSFLKISCTHSIIPEPLRTAHIIASGIVLGESRGRA from the coding sequence ATGAAGCCGGAATCAAGGATTCTTGGGGTTGATGACAGCCCTTTTGACAAGTTCGGGAAAAAAAGAAATGTCCTCATAGTTGGAACCCTCTACCGCGGAGGGAATTTCCTGGACGGAGTTGTCTCAACTCAGGCAGAGATAGACGGAGCAGATGGAACTAAAAAAATAGGGAATATGATTACGGGGACAAAATTCTTCCCTCAGATAAGAGCGGTATTCCTGAAAGGGATTGCAGTTGCTGGATTCAATGTGATTGACATAAATGAGCTCTCCAAAAAAACAGGAATTCCAGTGATTGTTGTGATGAGAAAATACCCTGACATTCCAGGAATAAAAAAGGCGCTTTCCAATCTTAAAGACAGAGGGAAAAGATTTGCGCTCATAAGAAAAGCAGGGAAGATAAGCAGGGCAAAGGTTTTTTACAGAGGAAAGGAAAACACCTTGTTCCTGCAAATCGCAGGGACAACCTTGAAAGATGCGCAATCCTTCCTGAAAATCAGCTGCACCCACTCAATAATTCCCGAGCCATTAAGGACTGCGCACATAATCGCGTCTGGAATTGTGCTTGGGGAAAGCAGGGGAAGGGCGTAA